TTGTCGTTGAGGTTTTTGTCTATGATTGGCAGGATGCCAGTTTTGACTGGACCTGGAGCTCTAGGTGCTTCGTACAGTACACCATATGCTGCTGTTGATGGTTCCTACCAAGCACATAAGCCAGGATCCTCCaggtttagaaaataatttgCCACTGTTATCTTGTAGAGCTTTTTTACCGCAAAACCATGTGATAATTGTACATTTTCATTGTATTTCTCTCTTATTTAAAACCTATTGCATATGCTTGGCCCATATTatacatacatttttttttgcaaagcaTGCATATGACTCTGGCTTAATCAAATTACCATTTTTGAAGCAGGGAGAATAGTACAAACAACCTTGATGACCTGGAGAAACCCTTGGAGAGGCCTGGTTAGTCATTTTTCAGTACTAGCCTATTAGGGGATAAAATTCCATTTGTTGGCTTTTTTGGAAGTGGCAAAGAGATTGTgcctttttcttttattaaaagagaaaccaTTAAAAGATTTTCATGGATAACTAgtacataaaaaaattatgacggATATGGTTTTGACAGgcactttttcaaaaaaaaattagaatcacAAATTGGCCAATTGAGGAGAGATTGAGTTGAGATGCTTATATGAAGATTTATTGTTGGGATCGTTCTATTTAAGTTAAGCTAATTTTCTTCTTTGCAGATTTTACAGAGAGTGGGGTTTCAAAACGTCAGAACGGCAACTCAAGCAAGCAGCCTCGGAGGTAAATTTTTGAAGTTAACTCGGACCCAAAAATTTGGACTAGGGACCATGATCCATTATTACGTTTGTGGATCTGAGTTGAAGGAACTGTATTCATATACCTTTTGTAGTTGAATATCTCTGTAGGATTCATGTAGCGTAAGTTTTGTGGAACTTGATCCGGTCATGAGAAAAGAATAGTTGCTTAAGTTTTTATTGGTGTATATGCAGGTACTCGGAGATGAGCTTTAGCAAGTGATCACAGTTGTTAGAAACTAAGAAGAAGGGATTAAAGACTCCTTGGCTCAGGGCCCTGGTGCATCTCCAAACTTCGTAAACAGCACACTTTAGACTGCAATTGTTCCTGAATTTCTTAGGTAAGTGGTTCAGAACTATATTCTAATCACGGGGTAATAGTAGTAGAGTAGTTGGAATGGGTGTTTGAGTGTGGCTGTTATTGTTGTAGTTTTGTACGATGGGAGGGAAAGAATGAAAGACGATACTAGGACGATACTACTAGCTAGCAAATATAAATGAAGTGCGTGGTTCATTATAAATCTATGAATATGTATGCATGTTTTGTTTCGTAATATTCAAGTCATCAGCTTGTTTGGTGATTACTATCTGACGCTTTTTCAGGAAAGTCGTTGTCTCAAGCCTTGGTCAGCCTGTTTTGTGTGATCGTCTTCTCATTTCTCGTATGTAATTCATTTCTGTTTCTTGTATAAGTTTGATAACTTACTTATGGTTTTGGTAATGTGTTTTATTCGTTGTAGAACGCTGTTTCTAAACAGGCTTTGATATAATGAGAAATGGTTAATGGTTGTGACATGCGAGTAGATGCCAGTTACATTTAACAAGGTTTACAAGTAGACAGCTATTTGCTGGACTGGTCCGTCTGAATATaagccagaaaaaaaaactcaaatgcGGATGCATCCTATTCTACTTATTTATTACAGACCTTCTGTTTCATAAAAATAGATTTCATGGAAAGTGTAAGAGGTCATGGGGTTTGTGGTGGCTGATAAGTAGAGGAAAGCTGGAGCAGAGACAGGGAAGTATATAGTAATTCATGAGACTGTAACACTAAAATTCATCTATGCAATCAAAAGACAAATAGTAATAATAGTTTGTTTTCAGTAGATATGAATAACTTagtttcaaaactaaaaaaagcgaatctaaaaaaaaaaaacaagagttgGAAAAAATCTCAAAGATTTTTCATAATGTTTGGTTTTTGAGCCAGTCCTTGGTGCACAAGAGAGCTTCCAAGGTTCCACGAGGAAGAGAGGTCCTATAACTGTCCATCTGCTTCACTTCTGTGTCGAATACAGACTCAGCCGAGACTGTGCTGAAGGGAACGGAGAGAAGATCAGCAGCCATCTTAGAGAGGGTTGGGTAGTTGGTGCTGTTGACTCTCCACCACCCCAACACATCAAAGTCTTCTTCCGACTTCGAAACCAAACCGTCATCTAGGTACTGATCCAGCTCCGGTTTCATCTCTGGTATGTCAGTAATCTCAAAGTCTGAAAACGAGTCTCCAACTGTGACGAGAGTAGACCCTTCCTCG
The DNA window shown above is from Raphanus sativus cultivar WK10039 unplaced genomic scaffold, ASM80110v3 Scaffold3462, whole genome shotgun sequence and carries:
- the LOC130506609 gene encoding protein MLN51 homolog isoform X2, whose translation is MIGRMPVLTGPGALGASYSTPYAAVDGSYQAHKPGSSRENSTNNLDDLEKPLERPDFTESGVSKRQNGNSSKQPRRYSEMSFSK
- the LOC130506609 gene encoding protein MLN51 homolog isoform X1, which gives rise to MIGRMPVLTGPGALGASYSTPYAAVDGSYQAHKPGSSSRENSTNNLDDLEKPLERPDFTESGVSKRQNGNSSKQPRRYSEMSFSK